From the genome of Kluyveromyces lactis strain NRRL Y-1140 chromosome F complete sequence:
AATCAATTCATACACAGCGAATGGAACATAAATAGTTACTACAATTTACCGTTTACGATGACTGCCTTAATCTCTATTTGGTGTATTGTGTGTTTAGCATGTCTCCGGATGGCTAATTGtgtaaaaaaaataaaggaaagttcaagaaatttGAATTACTAAGAAACGAGCAAGACTTGGATTATTAAGAGTTAGACGATAAACGATTCACTTAGAATATTATAAAGTAACATAAGTGCAAATCCAATCAGCTagaattcaaaaaataaaatgtcTGGTACAGATGAGAACGATTTTGAGGCCACATATGCAGTTGAAATGCATTGTGAGTCGTGTACTAACGATATCCAAAAATGCTTGAAAGATGTGAATGGAATTAAGAATGTGACATTTGATATTAAGGATAATCTTATGAACGTGGAGGGCCATGCTGCCCCAAGTGCAATTATCAATGCGTTAAAAAATTGCGGGCGTGATGGGATCATAAGAGGTACAGGTAAACCGAATAGTGCTGCTGTGTCTATCTTGGGACAATACACGACTGGCCCTTTTGAAAATACTGTCAAGGGACTAGTTAGAATTGTCGAGGTAGCTCAGAAGAAAACGTTCTTCGATATAAACTTGAATGGAGTTGAGAAGCCTGGTCTGTATTACGCCTCTGTGAGAGCCAGTGGTGATCTGAGCGAAGGTGTGAAAAGCACAGGGGATCCGATCTATAAGTTCGACCAGCCCATAGATTGTACTTCACCAAGTGATTCTATACCTAATTCTTTCAGTGGCAGTTCTTTCGTTTCAGCACCAGTCCATGTATGGGAATTAATTGGAAGATCATTTGTTGTTACCACCGATCCGGAGCATAATGTGAACAAGGATAATGATATTTCGTTTGGCGGTGTGATAGCACGCAGTGCTGGTATTTGGGAAAATGACAAAGAAGTATGCGCTTGCAGTGGTAAGACCCTATGGCAAGAGAGGAAGGATGCTATTCAACACAACATCAGATTCTGAGCTTGGTGTTCCTGACACACgtctctcttttttctcGTCTCTAAGCCGGTTTTTGAAAAGGCAATCAATATCTTTATTTAATATCAGTATGGATATATGCGTATGTAAGTGTATATTGTGGCAGCAGTAAGCGAGATTTAGTAATGATAATCACTCCAGCTCAGTATGCCCACAGATGCACGATGACGGAATGCACGGAAGAAATTTCTAAATCATTAGTTATTCGTCCTTTTTGTAAGGAGCtgcttctttgatttcctGTGCTTTCTTATCTATACCCTTGGTACCCTGTTTGTCAGCTTTAACATCATTGCCAACGTTGTTTCTCGAATTTTGCGAATTTTTAGCTGCTACTGGAGCACTATCGGATAGATCTTGTGGTGAAACTAGCTCATCATTGaacttctctttcttctcttctttattATTGCTGG
Proteins encoded in this window:
- the CCS1 gene encoding copper chaperone CCS1 (similar to uniprot|P40202 Saccharomyces cerevisiae YMR038C CCS1 Copper chaperone for superoxide dismutase Sod1p involved in oxidative stress protection Met-X-Cys-X2-Cys motif within the N-terminal portion is involved in insertion of copper into Sod1p under conditions of copper deprivation), whose translation is MSGTDENDFEATYAVEMHCESCTNDIQKCLKDVNGIKNVTFDIKDNLMNVEGHAAPSAIINALKNCGRDGIIRGTGKPNSAAVSILGQYTTGPFENTVKGLVRIVEVAQKKTFFDINLNGVEKPGLYYASVRASGDLSEGVKSTGDPIYKFDQPIDCTSPSDSIPNSFSGSSFVSAPVHVWELIGRSFVVTTDPEHNVNKDNDISFGGVIARSAGIWENDKEVCACSGKTLWQERKDAIQHNIRF